One stretch of Akkermansia massiliensis DNA includes these proteins:
- a CDS encoding tetratricopeptide repeat protein codes for MSQPESADASMKRPSMKKWVVLLVVLGALIGVGTMMKAWMDRRSGAEAQPAVFSGGSEHWDQNEVPISMQCGACHEKEFRQWAGSDHAWAFRKLGDQWESEAFHNMKLNAHGSILQFSTNAEGRMVHDGQSSTSWRADWATGRIPLVQYLVPAKDGGYHTLSAAWDVNRKEWFDIFGKDARQPGDWGHWTGRGMNWNTQCAWCHMSLFHKNYDPVKDRYASTWTEPGVTCIQCHGPLLDKPEAGTGCMISTKNKLTPEQIHDNCASCHARRDEFDHDFAVGDRFDNHFQLVLPVQPGVFWPNGMQRDEDYCETGLRLSRMGKAGVTCLDCHDPHTGTLKLPQEDNTLCLRCHGTGEAVNGVKAPVIDMARHTPCPQSSMGARCVECHMPESLYMARDPRRDHSFNSPDPLLSVELGIPNACTMCHREKSNEWAAQAVEKYYGAKPKMAQYRDRTRAVQRAYEGREDVLPLLMECFKREEVGAWRATLLDLMDAWAHEPAVQELAAAAVKDPDSLTRAAAAKVMGRAGNPAAGKLLNDPFKVVRLQAEWALRDSLPPDSPGMKELTAAALHQADQPSGAMKLAQIAISRKDAKAAEQWFAKALKWDATSSVVHRDYAVFLASQGRSGEAVDQMREAVRLAPKDANLWYLLGLGQIENNDEPGALESFNEALKIEPSFIRALFNRALLNEKVGRLEQALQDLENCSSLDKENADIPFTLAVMLYRNGRYRDAAAAAAEALRRDPGHAQARQILESASRHGR; via the coding sequence ATGTCCCAACCTGAGTCCGCCGATGCTTCCATGAAACGCCCCTCCATGAAAAAGTGGGTTGTTCTCCTTGTTGTTCTTGGGGCGCTGATCGGGGTAGGCACGATGATGAAGGCATGGATGGACCGGCGTTCCGGCGCGGAGGCCCAGCCGGCCGTTTTCTCAGGCGGCAGCGAGCACTGGGACCAGAATGAAGTTCCCATCTCCATGCAGTGCGGGGCTTGCCATGAAAAGGAATTCCGGCAGTGGGCCGGATCGGATCACGCCTGGGCGTTCCGCAAGCTGGGGGACCAGTGGGAATCTGAGGCGTTCCATAACATGAAGCTGAACGCCCACGGCAGCATTCTTCAATTCTCCACAAATGCAGAGGGGCGCATGGTGCATGACGGCCAGTCCTCAACCTCCTGGCGCGCGGACTGGGCCACGGGGAGAATCCCCCTGGTGCAGTACCTGGTTCCCGCCAAGGACGGCGGTTATCATACCCTGAGCGCCGCGTGGGACGTGAACCGCAAGGAATGGTTTGATATCTTTGGCAAGGATGCCCGGCAACCAGGGGACTGGGGGCACTGGACGGGCCGCGGCATGAACTGGAACACGCAGTGCGCGTGGTGCCACATGTCCCTGTTCCATAAAAATTATGATCCGGTCAAGGACCGCTATGCCTCCACCTGGACAGAACCCGGCGTGACCTGCATCCAGTGCCACGGCCCCTTGCTGGATAAGCCGGAGGCGGGAACGGGATGCATGATTTCCACCAAAAACAAGCTGACGCCGGAGCAAATTCACGACAACTGCGCGTCCTGCCATGCCCGGCGGGATGAATTCGATCACGATTTTGCCGTTGGCGACCGTTTTGACAACCATTTCCAGCTCGTGCTTCCCGTACAGCCCGGCGTTTTCTGGCCCAACGGCATGCAGAGGGATGAGGATTATTGCGAAACCGGGCTGCGCCTGAGCCGCATGGGCAAGGCGGGCGTCACCTGCCTGGACTGCCATGACCCGCATACGGGAACGCTGAAGCTTCCGCAGGAGGATAACACGCTCTGCCTGCGGTGCCACGGCACCGGGGAGGCGGTAAACGGCGTAAAAGCCCCCGTCATTGACATGGCCAGGCATACGCCGTGTCCGCAGTCCAGCATGGGCGCCCGCTGTGTGGAATGCCACATGCCGGAAAGCCTGTACATGGCCCGCGATCCGCGCAGGGACCATTCCTTCAATTCTCCCGATCCCCTCCTGAGCGTGGAGCTGGGCATTCCGAATGCCTGTACCATGTGCCACCGGGAAAAGAGTAATGAATGGGCCGCGCAAGCGGTGGAAAAATATTACGGGGCCAAGCCCAAGATGGCGCAGTACAGGGACCGCACCCGGGCCGTGCAGCGTGCCTATGAAGGGCGGGAGGATGTGCTGCCCCTCCTGATGGAATGCTTCAAGCGGGAGGAAGTGGGCGCATGGCGCGCGACGCTGCTGGATCTGATGGATGCCTGGGCGCATGAACCTGCCGTTCAGGAGCTGGCTGCAGCGGCGGTCAAGGATCCGGACTCCCTGACGCGCGCCGCCGCCGCCAAGGTGATGGGCCGTGCGGGCAATCCCGCCGCGGGCAAACTGCTCAATGATCCCTTCAAGGTAGTGCGCCTGCAGGCGGAGTGGGCCCTCCGGGATTCCCTGCCGCCGGACAGCCCCGGCATGAAGGAGCTGACCGCCGCCGCCCTGCACCAGGCGGACCAGCCGTCCGGGGCGATGAAGCTGGCCCAGATAGCCATCAGCCGCAAGGATGCGAAGGCGGCAGAACAGTGGTTTGCCAAGGCTTTGAAATGGGATGCCACCTCTTCCGTGGTGCACCGGGATTATGCCGTTTTCCTGGCCTCCCAGGGCCGCAGCGGGGAGGCGGTGGACCAGATGAGGGAGGCCGTGCGGCTGGCTCCGAAGGATGCCAATCTGTGGTATCTGCTGGGCCTGGGCCAGATTGAAAACAACGATGAGCCGGGCGCGCTGGAATCCTTTAATGAAGCTCTGAAAATAGAACCCTCCTTCATCCGTGCCCTGTTCAACCGCGCCCTGCTGAATGAAAAGGTGGGACGGCTGGAACAGGCTCTTCAGGACCTGGAAAACTGTTCCTCCCTGGACAAGGAGAATGCGGATATTCCGTTCACGCTGGCGGTGATGCTTTACCGCAACGGACGGTACCGTGACGCCGCCGCCGCCGCCGCGGAAGCCCTGCGCCGCGATCCTGGGCACGCGCAGGCAAGGCAGATTTTGGAATCAGCTTCTCGACATGGAAGGTAA
- a CDS encoding thioredoxin-like domain-containing protein, whose protein sequence is MKFSPWRILLVSAFVAGSSFCFADAPGASEDPSLRIWTNKSTGSTVEARPIALNMKTVKLVTTAKKPITMPLEKLSEEDRAWLEEHKEVIGKPVAEWSSVPSGPVAEEMKGKTYMLENGKLEKKDGKLNPGHFILYFSASWCGPCCRNAPHSVEAYNKAVKDNPDVEVIMCNLDQNLEAAQKWAAANNMPWPILLRQDLTELAKKVAPRGIPTMILVDKDGKPIQSSQDMEQLVKAAGSSRSSR, encoded by the coding sequence ATGAAATTTTCCCCCTGGCGTATTCTGCTGGTGTCCGCATTCGTAGCGGGTTCCTCCTTCTGTTTTGCGGACGCTCCCGGAGCGTCGGAGGATCCGTCCCTCCGCATTTGGACGAATAAAAGCACGGGCAGTACGGTGGAGGCACGTCCTATTGCCTTGAACATGAAGACCGTCAAGCTGGTAACTACGGCCAAAAAGCCCATCACCATGCCGTTGGAAAAGCTTTCCGAGGAAGACCGCGCGTGGCTGGAGGAACACAAGGAAGTGATAGGCAAGCCTGTTGCGGAATGGTCCTCCGTGCCGTCCGGCCCCGTGGCGGAGGAAATGAAGGGGAAAACCTACATGCTGGAAAACGGCAAGCTTGAAAAGAAGGACGGGAAGCTGAATCCCGGGCATTTCATCCTGTATTTCAGCGCAAGCTGGTGCGGCCCGTGCTGCCGGAATGCGCCCCACAGCGTGGAGGCCTACAACAAGGCGGTGAAGGACAACCCGGATGTGGAAGTGATCATGTGCAATCTGGACCAGAACCTGGAAGCCGCCCAGAAATGGGCCGCCGCCAACAACATGCCCTGGCCCATCCTGCTGAGGCAGGATTTGACGGAGCTTGCCAAGAAGGTGGCTCCGCGCGGCATCCCTACGATGATTCTGGTGGATAAGGACGGCAAGCCCATCCAGTCTTCCCAGGACATGGAACAGTTGGTGAAAGCCGCTGGTTCAAGCCGTTCCTCCCGCTAA
- the thiE gene encoding thiamine phosphate synthase has protein sequence MNRKERLSSCRLYGIADMGYTAEHQLISVTEKLLAGGLGILQLRAKNHDPEHIARMGSRLAPLCREYGCLFIINDYPEIALGTGADGVHLGQDDGELAPVRAMLGANAIIGRSTHSPEQALGAFRERADYIGFGPLFPTGTKPGRPAIGLEDIAGVRRQLPEEFPVFCIGGINGNTLPSVLEAGASRVVIVSWLLTHPDITETVAALRKRLGEA, from the coding sequence ATGAACAGGAAGGAACGCCTCTCATCCTGCCGGCTATACGGCATCGCGGATATGGGATATACCGCTGAACATCAATTAATCTCCGTTACGGAAAAATTGCTGGCGGGCGGTCTGGGCATCCTCCAGCTCAGGGCGAAAAACCATGATCCGGAACATATCGCGCGCATGGGTAGCCGGCTTGCCCCGCTGTGCCGCGAATACGGCTGTCTTTTCATCATCAACGACTATCCTGAAATTGCCCTGGGCACAGGGGCGGACGGCGTCCATCTGGGCCAGGACGACGGGGAACTGGCTCCCGTGCGGGCCATGCTGGGGGCGAACGCCATCATCGGGCGTTCCACGCACAGCCCGGAACAGGCTCTGGGCGCGTTCCGGGAGCGGGCGGACTACATCGGATTCGGCCCCTTGTTTCCCACGGGCACCAAGCCGGGAAGGCCGGCGATCGGCCTGGAAGACATTGCAGGCGTGCGGCGGCAATTGCCGGAAGAGTTTCCCGTCTTCTGCATCGGAGGCATTAATGGAAACACGCTGCCCTCCGTTCTGGAGGCGGGAGCAAGCAGGGTCGTCATCGTTTCCTGGCTGCTTACACACCCGGATATAACGGAAACGGTCGCGGCGCTTAGAAAAAGACTGGGAGAAGCGTGA
- a CDS encoding TetR/AcrR family transcriptional regulator yields MASIRKSQSDRSAETSGKILRAAQKLFALRGFDGVTMRAIASEAGVNLASIVYYFENKEGLYLAVFRQYAEPLMEERMKMLKEADLHPSLRAYARAFIEPAFRLLLDKNLGGPDHARLLWRLPQEPEYLGRKIYDEFYAPLIREMTLRVRRFCPWDDELSISWHIHIMSSIFHATLGKYVTRLELHDKEPWMKDQDRILQMIVDTAVLLISRPALSPEVEERQG; encoded by the coding sequence ATGGCTTCCATCCGCAAATCCCAGTCGGACCGCTCTGCGGAAACCAGCGGTAAAATTCTCCGTGCCGCGCAGAAACTTTTTGCCCTCAGGGGATTTGACGGAGTGACCATGAGGGCGATTGCCTCTGAAGCAGGGGTGAATCTGGCCTCCATTGTTTACTACTTTGAAAACAAGGAAGGACTGTACCTGGCCGTTTTCAGGCAATATGCGGAACCCCTGATGGAGGAGCGCATGAAAATGCTGAAAGAAGCGGACCTTCATCCGTCCCTCAGGGCGTATGCCCGTGCCTTCATTGAGCCCGCTTTCCGTTTGCTGCTGGATAAAAATCTGGGCGGTCCGGATCACGCGCGCCTGCTGTGGCGGCTGCCCCAGGAACCGGAATACCTGGGAAGGAAGATTTACGATGAATTCTATGCTCCGCTCATCCGGGAGATGACGTTGAGGGTTCGCCGATTCTGCCCATGGGACGATGAGCTTTCCATATCCTGGCACATACATATCATGAGTTCCATTTTCCATGCCACGCTGGGGAAATACGTCACACGGCTGGAACTTCATGACAAGGAGCCGTGGATGAAGGATCAGGACCGCATCCTGCAAATGATTGTAGATACGGCGGTCCTGCTGATTTCCCGTCCGGCTCTTTCTCCGGAGGTAGAGGAAAGACAGGGGTAA
- a CDS encoding GNAT family N-acetyltransferase — MPGGKLLLPESERLAFRAWGERDWPFFAAMNANPRVMRFFPAVMTEEESRAMWNRLRAELDEKGYGVYAVELKSSGSLIGLLGFHWADFKADFTPCVEIGWRLVPEAWGHGYATEGARACLEHGFARLGLDRVYSFTVCVNLPSQAVMQRAGMRKTAEFNHPKVAPDSVLYPHVLYVREASHA; from the coding sequence ATGCCGGGAGGAAAACTGCTCTTGCCGGAATCGGAACGGCTGGCATTCCGGGCGTGGGGGGAAAGGGACTGGCCCTTTTTTGCGGCCATGAACGCCAATCCCCGGGTGATGCGTTTCTTCCCCGCCGTCATGACGGAGGAGGAATCCCGCGCCATGTGGAACCGCCTGCGGGCGGAACTGGATGAAAAGGGTTACGGGGTGTACGCCGTAGAGCTGAAATCTTCCGGCTCCCTCATCGGCCTCCTTGGTTTTCATTGGGCGGATTTTAAAGCGGACTTCACGCCCTGTGTGGAAATAGGCTGGCGGCTTGTGCCGGAAGCCTGGGGGCATGGCTACGCCACGGAAGGGGCCAGGGCTTGTTTGGAGCACGGTTTTGCCAGGTTGGGCCTTGACCGGGTGTATTCCTTCACCGTCTGTGTGAATCTTCCTTCCCAGGCCGTGATGCAGCGTGCCGGAATGAGGAAGACGGCGGAATTCAACCATCCCAAAGTAGCTCCGGATTCCGTCCTGTATCCGCATGTGCTGTATGTAAGGGAAGCTTCCCACGCATGA
- the dnaE gene encoding DNA polymerase III subunit alpha, translating into MPGSFVHLHNHTEYSLLDGAVHIKDLIAECSRMGMPAVAITDHGNLFGAIELVMEANSLNKSVAAWNKEHPEGPQKQEVKPIFGCEVYLSPTPIGVKKQLPGRRKYTHLLLLAENETGWQNLVKLVSRSHLEGFYYKPRVDMETLREFHEGLICCTACLAGPLNEWLLNDQPEKAEEALLALKDIFGDDNIFVELQDHGMEEQKKCLPELVRIARKTNTPILATNDVHFLRKEDHDMHDVLICIGTNEKLASPKRMRYSTEVYLKSPEEMREVFRDYPDAVENTLKIAERCNVTIKLDSASTEKYPEFGTPDGSTREDYLRKVCYEGLEERYGKERVAKDKELRDRLDYELGIINQLKFPSYFLITADFINWAKDHDIPVGPGRGSAAGSLVAYAMKITNIDPLRFGLIFERFLNPERVSPPDIDIDFCQTRRPEVIDYVRQKYGERAVSHIITYGTMGAKSVLRDVARVMDMSYADGDRISKLIEPGPKVTLQSSYKSSEELRELIASDEGYAELWGYATRLEGLIRNVGVHAAGVVIGDRPLDEHVALTRDDLSDPHAAVVAQCDMSAIYEVGLLKMDFLGLKTLTVMHDAEEYARWRVPDFKLDSVPLDDRETLDLLNRGDTMGVFQLESGGMVDTCRRYGIQKIEDIIDLLALYRPGAMQFMDEMIEVKKGLRQVVYEHPLLEQVSGETYGVMIYQEQVQAAAKLLAGYTLGGADLLRRAMGKKDPAKMAKEKAHFVEGCWKTNQIDEKTATAIFDKIEKFAGYGFNKSHSACYGHISYWTAYLKAHFPVEFLCGLMSNEANNDKIGVFIQEANRMGIEILPPNVNKSMLKFTPEETPSGKLAVRYGLAAIKNVGEGAMQILLEERERNGEFTSMEDICNRLDSKSVNKKILESLIRAGALDWTLEPRCALFERVDLALSGASQVHKDKALGQGALFDMTFEAPRVKDEPAVLEWSKEQRMGDEKDLLGAYFCGHPLDSMRGVIDAEKYTRIGLIDALESHELKQKHQIAGMVRSIIPKISKAGRKFAILTLEDFTGSIEVLLWSDVYEKALEMEGGLEPGVFVSVRANIREDDRTSAKSVAAQSVDPLGGRRRKSKAGDQGPLNIIVSPLRHTRKNLEQIRDILKRYPGRSKVNLTIKDSLGHSQILELDERFRVNRCPELETELSMYN; encoded by the coding sequence ATGCCCGGTTCCTTCGTACATCTTCACAATCACACGGAATACTCTCTGCTGGACGGCGCAGTCCATATCAAGGACCTCATTGCCGAATGTTCCCGCATGGGAATGCCGGCCGTAGCCATCACGGACCACGGCAACCTCTTCGGAGCCATTGAGCTGGTCATGGAGGCGAACAGCCTTAACAAATCCGTGGCCGCCTGGAACAAGGAACATCCGGAAGGACCGCAGAAGCAGGAGGTGAAGCCCATCTTCGGCTGCGAGGTGTACCTTTCCCCCACGCCCATCGGCGTGAAAAAACAGCTTCCCGGGCGCCGCAAATATACGCACCTGCTTTTGCTGGCGGAAAATGAAACCGGCTGGCAGAACCTGGTCAAGCTGGTATCCCGGTCCCATCTGGAAGGTTTTTATTACAAGCCCCGCGTGGACATGGAAACCCTGCGGGAATTCCATGAAGGCCTTATTTGCTGTACGGCGTGTCTTGCCGGGCCGCTGAACGAATGGCTGCTCAATGACCAGCCTGAAAAGGCGGAGGAAGCCCTCCTGGCGCTGAAGGATATCTTCGGGGACGACAACATTTTTGTGGAGCTTCAGGACCATGGCATGGAGGAGCAGAAAAAATGCCTGCCGGAGCTGGTGCGCATCGCCCGCAAGACCAATACCCCCATTCTAGCTACCAATGACGTGCACTTCCTCCGGAAGGAGGACCACGACATGCACGACGTGCTGATCTGCATCGGCACCAACGAAAAGCTGGCTTCTCCCAAGCGCATGCGCTACTCCACGGAAGTCTACCTGAAATCCCCCGAGGAAATGAGGGAGGTGTTCAGGGACTATCCGGACGCCGTGGAAAACACGCTGAAAATCGCGGAACGGTGCAACGTCACCATCAAGCTGGACTCCGCCAGTACGGAAAAATACCCGGAATTCGGCACTCCGGACGGCTCCACGCGTGAGGATTACCTGCGCAAGGTATGCTATGAAGGACTGGAGGAGCGGTACGGCAAAGAACGCGTGGCTAAGGACAAGGAACTCCGCGACCGCCTGGATTATGAGCTGGGGATTATCAACCAGTTGAAATTCCCCTCCTACTTCCTGATTACGGCGGATTTCATCAACTGGGCGAAGGACCATGACATTCCCGTGGGGCCCGGCCGCGGTTCCGCCGCCGGTTCTCTGGTGGCGTATGCCATGAAGATCACGAACATCGACCCCCTGCGGTTCGGGCTGATCTTTGAACGTTTCCTGAACCCGGAGCGCGTCAGCCCTCCGGATATCGACATTGACTTCTGCCAGACGCGCCGTCCGGAGGTGATTGACTATGTGCGGCAGAAATACGGGGAGCGCGCCGTGTCTCACATCATCACGTACGGCACCATGGGCGCCAAGTCCGTGCTCAGGGACGTGGCCCGCGTGATGGACATGTCCTACGCGGATGGAGACCGCATTTCCAAGCTGATTGAACCCGGTCCCAAGGTAACCCTCCAGTCCAGCTACAAGAGCAGTGAGGAACTGCGGGAGCTGATCGCCTCCGATGAAGGATACGCGGAGCTCTGGGGTTATGCGACGCGCTTGGAAGGGCTGATCCGCAACGTGGGCGTGCACGCGGCGGGCGTCGTGATTGGTGACCGTCCGCTGGACGAGCATGTGGCGCTCACCCGTGACGACCTGTCTGATCCTCATGCAGCCGTCGTCGCCCAGTGCGACATGAGCGCGATTTATGAAGTGGGTCTCTTGAAAATGGACTTCCTGGGTCTGAAAACCCTGACCGTCATGCATGATGCGGAGGAATACGCCCGCTGGCGCGTGCCGGACTTCAAGCTGGATTCCGTGCCCTTGGATGACCGGGAAACGCTGGACCTGCTGAACAGGGGGGACACGATGGGCGTGTTCCAGCTGGAATCCGGCGGCATGGTGGATACCTGCCGGCGCTACGGCATCCAGAAGATTGAAGACATCATTGACTTGCTGGCCCTTTACCGTCCGGGAGCCATGCAGTTCATGGATGAAATGATCGAGGTCAAGAAGGGGCTGCGCCAGGTGGTGTATGAACACCCGCTGCTGGAACAGGTCAGCGGAGAGACCTACGGCGTGATGATTTACCAGGAACAGGTTCAGGCGGCGGCCAAGCTGCTGGCGGGCTACACGCTCGGCGGGGCCGACCTGCTGAGGCGCGCCATGGGCAAGAAGGACCCTGCAAAAATGGCCAAGGAAAAGGCCCACTTCGTGGAAGGGTGCTGGAAAACCAACCAGATTGATGAAAAGACGGCTACGGCCATCTTTGACAAGATTGAGAAATTCGCCGGGTACGGCTTTAACAAATCCCACTCCGCCTGTTACGGCCACATTTCCTACTGGACGGCCTACCTCAAGGCACACTTCCCGGTGGAATTCCTCTGCGGCCTGATGTCCAATGAAGCGAACAACGACAAGATCGGCGTGTTCATTCAGGAAGCCAACCGCATGGGCATTGAAATCCTGCCCCCCAACGTGAACAAATCCATGCTCAAATTCACTCCGGAGGAAACGCCTTCCGGCAAGCTGGCCGTGCGCTACGGACTGGCGGCCATCAAGAATGTGGGGGAAGGAGCCATGCAGATTCTTTTGGAGGAAAGGGAAAGAAACGGGGAATTCACCAGCATGGAGGACATCTGCAACAGGCTGGATTCCAAATCCGTCAACAAGAAGATTCTGGAATCCCTGATTCGCGCGGGAGCGCTGGACTGGACGCTGGAACCGCGCTGCGCCCTGTTTGAGCGGGTGGACCTGGCCCTCAGCGGCGCATCCCAGGTGCACAAGGACAAGGCCCTGGGGCAGGGCGCCCTGTTTGACATGACTTTTGAAGCTCCCAGGGTGAAGGATGAGCCTGCTGTTCTGGAATGGTCCAAGGAGCAGCGCATGGGGGATGAAAAGGACCTGTTGGGCGCCTACTTCTGCGGCCATCCGCTGGACTCCATGCGCGGCGTCATTGATGCGGAAAAATACACCCGCATCGGTCTCATTGACGCGCTGGAGTCGCACGAACTCAAGCAGAAGCACCAGATCGCCGGCATGGTGCGCTCCATCATCCCCAAGATCAGCAAGGCAGGCAGGAAATTCGCCATCCTCACACTGGAAGACTTTACCGGCAGCATTGAAGTGCTGCTGTGGTCGGATGTCTATGAAAAGGCCCTGGAAATGGAAGGCGGCCTGGAACCGGGCGTCTTCGTCTCCGTGCGCGCCAACATCCGGGAGGATGACCGCACTTCCGCCAAGAGCGTGGCCGCGCAGAGCGTGGACCCGCTGGGAGGCAGGAGGCGCAAGTCCAAGGCCGGGGACCAGGGCCCTCTGAATATCATTGTCAGCCCCCTGCGCCACACGAGGAAAAATCTGGAGCAGATACGGGACATCCTGAAAAGGTACCCCGGTCGTTCCAAGGTCAATCTCACGATCAAGGACAGCCTGGGCCATAGTCAAATACTGGAGCTGGACGAACGGTTCCGCGTGAACCGCTGTCCGGAGCTGGAAACGGAACTTTCCATGTACAACTAG
- a CDS encoding quinone-dependent dihydroorotate dehydrogenase, translating to MSPALYSAAKSVLFQMNPETAHKVTLWGLRLAEKMRVLPLLMGEVPSDPVEILGMKFPNRVGLAAGMDKEADTVNAFGQAGFGFVEVGTLTPRPQPGNDKPRLFRLIPQQAIINRMGFNNEGIAAGVENIRSATRFHGVLGVNIGKNKVTPNEDAAQDYLTCLRAAWPVADYIAINFSSPNTPGLRDLQAAEPAARLLASLKSEQSNLAVETGRNVPIFMKVAPDVTDEQIAELSRVFLDEGLDGLIATNTTLSRAGVEASPRREEAGGLSGAPLTARSTEVIGAFASELKGRIPIIGVGGIMSGADAVAKIKVGASLVQLYTGFIYRGPDLIRECVEAMKAECPVNS from the coding sequence GTGTCACCCGCCTTATATTCCGCCGCTAAAAGTGTACTGTTCCAGATGAATCCGGAAACCGCCCACAAAGTGACCTTGTGGGGGCTGCGCCTGGCAGAAAAGATGCGCGTACTGCCCCTTCTGATGGGGGAGGTTCCTTCCGACCCCGTGGAAATCCTGGGGATGAAATTCCCCAACCGTGTGGGTCTCGCCGCCGGAATGGACAAGGAGGCGGATACGGTGAACGCCTTCGGCCAGGCCGGGTTCGGCTTTGTGGAAGTAGGCACGCTGACGCCGCGGCCGCAGCCGGGCAATGACAAACCCCGCCTGTTCCGCCTGATTCCCCAGCAGGCCATTATCAACCGGATGGGATTCAACAATGAAGGCATTGCCGCCGGAGTGGAGAACATCCGCTCCGCCACCCGTTTTCATGGCGTCCTGGGAGTTAACATCGGAAAAAACAAGGTGACGCCCAATGAAGATGCGGCCCAGGACTACCTGACCTGCCTGCGTGCGGCATGGCCCGTGGCGGATTACATTGCCATCAACTTCTCTTCTCCCAACACGCCCGGACTGCGCGACCTTCAGGCGGCCGAACCCGCCGCGCGCCTGCTGGCATCCCTGAAATCGGAGCAGTCCAACCTGGCTGTGGAAACCGGACGCAATGTGCCCATTTTCATGAAGGTGGCGCCGGATGTGACGGATGAGCAAATTGCGGAACTCAGCCGCGTTTTCCTGGATGAAGGCCTGGACGGCCTCATTGCCACGAACACCACGCTTTCCCGGGCCGGGGTGGAAGCCAGCCCGCGCCGTGAAGAAGCCGGCGGCCTGTCCGGCGCGCCGTTGACGGCGCGGTCTACGGAAGTCATTGGAGCGTTCGCCTCCGAATTGAAGGGGCGCATCCCGATCATTGGCGTAGGCGGCATCATGAGCGGCGCGGACGCCGTCGCGAAAATCAAGGTCGGGGCCAGCCTGGTGCAACTCTACACAGGGTTCATTTACCGCGGGCCGGACCTCATCCGGGAATGCGTGGAAGCCATGAAGGCTGAATGCCCCGTTAACTCCTGA